The Megalops cyprinoides isolate fMegCyp1 chromosome 19, fMegCyp1.pri, whole genome shotgun sequence genome has a window encoding:
- the cdip1 gene encoding cell death-inducing p53-target protein 1, with product MSSDPPPPYPGGPSAPLIEEKNGQPPASGTAPPSGAVPVTNAPTLQVHPIPPEHGPPPYETTLQPGFVPPHVPGEGPMPMPMPMPMPHPHAGYYPPPGYFPQPIPGQYPPGPSHYPSPGGHTATVIAPPGAATTVTVLQGEMFQSAPVQTVCPHCQQAIVTRISHDVGLMNTLFCLFCCFVGCDLGCCLIPCLIDDLKDVTHTCPNCKGYIYTYKRMC from the exons ATGTCCAGCGATCCCCCTCCTCCCTACCCTGGCGGCCCCAGCGCCCCCCTCATCGAGGAGAAGAACGGTCAGCCCCCTGCGTCGGGCACAGCGCCTCCTTCAG GTGCTGTTCCGGTGACGAATGCACCAACCCTTCAGGTGCACCCCATACCCCCAGAGCATGGCCCGCCGCCCTATGAGACCACGCTGCAGCCAGGCTTTGTGCCGCCCCACGTCCCGGGAGAAGGGCCCATGCCTATGCCCATGCCCATGCCAATGCCACACCCTCACG CGGGCTATTATCCCCCGCCTGGGTACTTCCCCCAGCCAATCCCGGGGCAGTACCCGCCAGGCCCCAGCCACTACCCCTCCCCCGGGGGCCACACAGCCACGGTGATTGCCCCGCCCGGGGCGGCCACCACAGTGACAGTGCTGCAGGGTGAGATGTTCCAGTCGGCGCCAGTGCAGACAGTGTGCCCGCACTGCCAGCAGGCCATCGTCACCCGCATCTCCCACGACGTGGGGCTCATGAACACCCTCTTCTGCCTCTTCTGCTGCTTCGTGGG atgcGACCTGGGCTGTTGCTTGATCCCCTGCTTGATTGACGACCTCAAGGACGTGACACACACCTGTCCCAACTGCAAGGgctacatttacacatacaagcGCATGTGCTAA
- the polr3k gene encoding DNA-directed RNA polymerase III subunit RPC10: MLLFCPTCGNVLIVEEGQKCYRFACNTCPYVHNITRKVSNRKYPKLKEVDDVLGGAAAWENVDSTAEPCPKCEHPRAYFMQIQTRSADEPMTTFYKCCNQQCGHRWRD; the protein is encoded by the exons atgctgctgttttgcccaACTTGCGGGAATGTGTTGATTGTAGAGGAGGGACAAAAGTGTTACAGATTTGCTTGTAACACATGTCCGTATGTCCATAACATCACGAGGAAG GTCAGCAACAGGAAATATCCCAAACTGAAGGAAGTGGATGATGTGCTAGGCGGAGCGGCAGCGTGGGAAAACGTGGACTCCACTGCGG AACCTTGTCCAAAGTGCGAGCACCCGCGGGCGTACTTCATGCAGATTCAGACGCGGTCAGCGGACGAGCCCATGACCACCTTCTACAAGTGCTGCAACCAACAGTGTGGCCATCGCTGGAGAGACTGA
- the snrnp25 gene encoding U11/U12 small nuclear ribonucleoprotein 25 kDa protein → MSEVEQVRSPAPTEDLSVKEAERERLKDEKEQVDDEELVEEEEEDEEALPHSEFLDIFEEGLARIVQDPLLCDLPIQVTLEEVNSQVALEYGQAMTVRVCKADGEVMPIVVVQNATVLDLKKAIRRFMELKQQREGGVKHISWRYVWRTFHLVFEGEKLEDDKMKLKDYGIRNRGEVTFMKKLRKK, encoded by the exons ATGTCGGAGGTGGAACAGGTACGGTCCCCGGCTCCCACTGAGGATCTCTCAGTTAAAGAGGCGGAACGGGAACGACTGAAGGATGAAAAGGAGCAGGTGGACGACGAGGAGctagtggaggaggaggaggaagacgaaGAAGCGCTGCCTCACTCTGaatttttggacatttttgaAGAGGGTCTTGCGCGGATTGTACAAGATCCGTTACTTTGTGACCTCCCAATCCAG gTGACGTTGGAGGAGGTAAATTCCCAGGTAGCACTGGAATATGGCCAGGCTATGACTGTCCGTGTTTGTAAAGCAGATGGGGAAGTTATGC CCATTGTGGTCGTGCAGAATGCCACCGTGCTGGACCTGAAAAAGGCCATCCGCAGGTTTATGGAACTGAAACAGCAGCGCGAGGGCGGAGTCAAGCACATCAGCTG GAGGTATGTGTGGAGGACGTTCCATTTGGTATTCGAGGGGGAAAAGTTGGAAGAcgacaaaatgaaactgaaaga CTATGGGATACGGAACAGAGGTGAAGTGACATTCATGAAGAAACTACGAAAGAAATGA